In Tenrec ecaudatus isolate mTenEca1 chromosome 4, mTenEca1.hap1, whole genome shotgun sequence, a single window of DNA contains:
- the LOC142445950 gene encoding upstream-binding factor 1-like protein 1 yields MPLPTGQDRWSEADIQTLLERIKNDVPPNDNKSFRKTLKTMNWERVAFKDFSGEMCKHKWLEISDNLRKSRTLTELVLEAQQHAQNPLRKKEVMKHPDLPKKPLSAYICFYKENHSQYTQRYPKLSSVELTKLLAKKYKELPEEVKQKYRQDFQEEKKIYKEKLCQFKLSQLKPTTHLKHTSKRNHVPKRPQLQMTAQGNRKERKSSMETDHLSMHMTVCGEPKKPPMNGYHKFYQDLWSSEKLKHVPPRERMVEIGRLWQPIPQSQKDNYTKLAQAMQKQYKIDLALWLKSLSPQSYAAFRKAGYGKGKEMSMSGSPTPTFKRLSPEALESASVKRMKGEPEHKQGVLVPARDSSTTSSAC; encoded by the coding sequence ATGCCCCTGCCAACAGGCCAAGACCGCTGGTCGGAAGCAGACATCCAGACGCTGCTGGAGCGCATAAAGAACGATGTCCCACCGAATGACAACAAGTCTTTCCGCAAAACCCTGAAGACCATGAACTGGGAAAGGGTAGCTTTCAAAGACTTTTCTGGGGAAATGTGCAAACACAAATGGTTGGAGATTTCTGACAACCTGAGGAAGTCGCGGACTTTGACAGAATTAGTCCTAGAAGCTCAGCAACATGCTCAAAACCCCTTGAGGAAGAAAGAGGTGATGAAGCATCCAGACTTACCCAAGAAGCCCTTGTCGGCTTATATCTGTTTCTACAAGGAGAATCATTCCCAGTATACTCAACGGTACCCTAAGCTAAGCAGCGTGGAGTTGACTAAACTTCTAGCGAAGAAATATAAAGAGCTTCCAGAAGAAGTGAAGCAGAAATATCGTCAAGATTtccaagaggagaaaaaaatatataaagagaaGCTGTGTCAGTTCAAGCTGTCTCAACTCAAACCAACAACTCATCTGAAGCACACTTCCAAAAGAAATCATGTCCCCAAGAGGCCACAGCTTCAAATGACTGCTCaaggaaataggaaagaaagGAAGTCCTCTATGGAAACAGATCACCTCTCCATGCACATGACAGTCTGTGGAGAGCCCAAGAAGCCCCCTATGAATGGATACCACAAATTCTACCAGGATTTGTGGTCCAGTGAGAAGCTGAAACATGTGCCACCCAGGGAGCGCATGGTGGAGATTGGCAGGCTCTGGCAGCCTATCCCCCAGAGCCAGAAGGACAACTATACGAAGTTGGCTCAGGCGATGCAGAAACAGTATAAGATAGACCTAGCTCTCTGGCTGAAGAGCCTCTCTCCTCAGTCATACGCAGCATTCAGAAAGGCAGGCTATGGGAAGGGTAAGGAAATGAGCATGTCAGGAAGCCCAACCCCCACATTTAAAAGGCTGTCTCCAGAGGCTCTGGAGTCTGCATCAGTGAAGAGGATGAAAGGGGAGCCTGAACACAAGCAGGGAGTGCTGGTTCCAGCCAGAGATTCATCCACCACCTCCAGTGCGTGTTGA